The stretch of DNA TGTCCTATACTTTTTTGAAAGCGGCTAAGCGAAATGCCGGTTGTTTGAAATGAATCAATGCTGAAATTTGCGGAACGAAATAAATAAGAAAGTGTTTTTTGAGTGTAATAACTCAGATGTTCGGGATACTCTATTACATTCCATTTATTTTTGAGAGTGAAACGTGAAACCGAATTAAAGTTGGGAGTTGTAACATAAACAGCACCTCCCGTTCGCAGTATTTTTGAAAACTGTTGTAGTTCTTCTCTCGGATTATTAATATGTTCAATCACCTCAAACGAGGTTATCACATCAAAAAAATCAGGTGCATAATTGTTTGCATCTAACTTTCCTTGGTGCATGTGTATTCCTTTATCCTTGCATATTTTTAATGCATGGTCGGTATATTCAGTGCCATACACATTCCAGTTTCTCTGTTTAGCTGTTTCTAAAAAAAATCCATCACCACAACCTACATCAATTAAATTGTTGCTTTTTCTGAATTTTTCTAAACTATCTAAAAGTTCATTGTAGCGCTTTATAGTAATCGCCGAAATGGTATTGGTTCGCGGATAGGTTTCGTAATGGGCAATAAGTTCACCTTCGCTTGGGATTTTTTTTGCAAAAACAAAGGAACAGTTCGAACATTTACATAGATATGCAGCTTCATACCCGTTTAATTCAGGAATTTTATTGGAACCACAAACTGTACAAGCAGTAAATTCAGATAGGGACATAATTTAGGTGTCTTCAACTAGACCAGCAGGTACAAAAAAACAAATTAATCCCCACATGCCAAACAACTATTTATTTCCAATTGATTTTCTTTTATTTGTAATTCAAATTAGAGAGTAATAGTTGATGGCGTATAACGTTCAAGTTTGTTTTTCACCGGCCTCTTTTCCACTGTTTAGGGACGATGAGGCAATCGTAGTAGTTATTGATGTACTTAGAGCAACTTCGGCCATTTGC from Bacteroidota bacterium encodes:
- a CDS encoding class I SAM-dependent methyltransferase; translation: MSLSEFTACTVCGSNKIPELNGYEAAYLCKCSNCSFVFAKKIPSEGELIAHYETYPRTNTISAITIKRYNELLDSLEKFRKSNNLIDVGCGDGFFLETAKQRNWNVYGTEYTDHALKICKDKGIHMHQGKLDANNYAPDFFDVITSFEVIEHINNPREELQQFSKILRTGGAVYVTTPNFNSVSRFTLKNKWNVIEYPEHLSYYTQKTLSYLFRSANFSIDSFQTTGISLSRFQKSIGQATTSKPTGVSKDEELRNKTETKLFYKLAKKLLNTMLTMLRAGDTLKGMFIKK